A window from Citrus sinensis cultivar Valencia sweet orange chromosome 3, DVS_A1.0, whole genome shotgun sequence encodes these proteins:
- the LOC102620100 gene encoding peptidyl-tRNA hydrolase, chloroplastic, translating into MKFANTLTASISAVRFPNIHHSIRFPLKHSPLCCWGRRTRMSRSPSNSTIRNFSSSISNEESLVSPKPKQQQQHPWLIVGLGNPGKQYNGTRHNVGFEMVDAIAEAEGISVSSVNFKAHFGKGFIGNVPVMLAKPQTFMNASGQSVGSIVSYYKIPLKQVLVIFDDLDLPFSKMRLLPKGGHGGHNGMRSIIDHFKGSREFPRLRIGIGRPPGKMDSVNFVLRPFSKQERQELDFTFQQGVEAVRILLLEGFNKAATFVNTAKPMEQLS; encoded by the exons atgaaattcgcCAATACATTAACGGCTTCAATATCCGCCGTTCGGTTCCCAAACATTCACCATTCAATTCGCTTCCCACTGAAGCATTCTCCTTTGTGCTGTTGGGGAAGACGAACAAGGATGTCTCGGTCGCCATCAAATTCCACAATTAGGAAtttttcatcatcaataaGCAACGAAGAATCTTTGGTTTCACCTAAGCCAaagcagcagcaacagcaCCCGTGGCTCATTGTTGGGCTCGGTAACCCCGGCAAGCAGTACAATGGCACTCGACAcaat GTGGGATTTGAAATGGTGGATGCAATTGCTGAAGCTGAAGGAATATCTGTGAGCTCTGTTAATTTTAAAGCCCATTTTGGAAAAG GTTTTATCGGAAATGTTCCAGTAATGCTTGCGAAACCACAAACTTTTATGAACGCAAGTGGTCAGTCT GTTGGGTCCATTGTATCCTATTACAAGATTCCATTGAAGCAAGTACTCGTG atATTCGATGACTTAGATTTGCCTTTTTCCAAAATGCGTCTGCTGCCAAAAGGTGGACATGGAGGACACAATGG CATGAGGAGTATCATTGACCACTTTAAAGGGAGCCGTGAATTTCCTCGTTTAAGAATTG GGATTGGACGGCCACCTGGGAAAATGGATAGTGTAAATTTTGTGCTTCGCCCTTTCAGTAAACAAGAGCGTCAAGAG TTGGATTTTACATTTCAACAAGGTGTTGAAGCAGTGCGGATTCTTTTGCTTGAAGGTTTTAATAAAGCCGCTACATTTGTTAACACAGCAAAGCCAATGGAACAACTTAGTTAA